A genome region from Mercenaria mercenaria strain notata chromosome 11, MADL_Memer_1, whole genome shotgun sequence includes the following:
- the LOC123531998 gene encoding uncharacterized protein LOC123531998: protein MPLLEAGVILEEGSRSLLCLPFLEMVKICGADEFLPWTIALVIPAVILIGFGILILWTSDDCPQGKWSLRKLPGMDIFVAAKPVYEEVSCVDDDNVQYAVKTKQQGIDNTDLELNEKHTEHGCGKHWIWDKICLIVTVAVLAIQYGLCFGVEIAVNTFMNLYFMYKFEKEDCEEGSHDVMQTNNTTNLTTATVFAPSDDPNTCSILSQNSASLIASLFGLMNLFARALGGIFSDLLRKYLQIPGRLLAQIICMTAEGVRLIVFSRMETIPTAII, encoded by the exons ATGCCTTTGTTGGAGGCTGGGGTAATCTTGGAGGAGGGTTCACGTTCATTATTATGCCTGCCCTTTTTAGAAATGGTCAAGATATGCGGGGCGGATGAATTCCTTCCTTGGACAATTGCTCTCGTCATCCCAGCCGTTATTCTCATTGGATTTG GCATTCTTATTCTTTGGACCTCGGATGATTGTCCACAAGGTAAATGGTCGCTTAGGAAGCTTCCCGGAATGGACATCTTTGTTGCAGCAAAACCAGTTTATGAAGAGGTTTCTTGTGTAGATGATGACAACGTTCAATATGCAGTTAAAACTAAACAGCAAGGGATTGATAACACAGACCTTGAACTGAATGAAAAGC ACACAGAACATGGTTGTGGAAAGCATTGGATCTGGGACAAGATCTGCTTGATTGTAACGGTGGCAGTTCTTGCCATCCAATACGGTCTCTGCTTTGGTGTTGAAATAGCCGTGAACACATTTATGAACTTGTACTTCATGTATAAATTTGAAAAGGAAGATTGTGAAGAAGGTTCACATGACGTTATGCAAACCAATAACACCACTAACCTGACAACCGCCACAGTCTTTGCACCATCAGATGATCCAAATACATGCAGTATTTTATCACAGAACTCTGCAAGTCTAATTGCTTCCCTCTTTGGTTTGATGAATTTGTTTGCAAGAGCTCTGGGCGGAATATTTTCCGATTTGTTGAGGAAATACTTACAAATCCCTGGTCGGCTACTGGCGCAAATAATATGTATGACTGCAGAAGGTGTAAGGCTGATTGTATTTAGCCGAATGGAGACAATACCTACAGCAATTATCTAG